TCGGATTCTAACCACAAATAATCATCAACTTGAGTCAGCAGAAAATAACTCAATAGATAAATTAGCAGAACTTGAAGATTTCGCTGCTGCTATAGCTCATGATCTGCAAGCACCGTTGCGATCGCTCTTTATGTTTACTGAGCTATTGGCTAAAGAATATCAAAATGAATTAGAT
Above is a window of Coleofasciculaceae cyanobacterium DNA encoding:
- a CDS encoding histidine kinase dimerization/phospho-acceptor domain-containing protein — translated: MKKNRILTTNNHQLESAENNSIDKLAELEDFAAAIAHDLQAPLRSLFMFTELLAKEYQNELDEKAQQYLDRITNSGSRMQKLIENLLAYSRAGTGEQT